A region of Streptomyces sp. NBC_01750 DNA encodes the following proteins:
- a CDS encoding NHLP family bacteriocin export ABC transporter peptidase/permease/ATPase subunit — protein MTAQQQLPPAGRGRHRPENAPAPRRARRAPSPAPKVKKRRAVRTPTVLQMEALECGAASLAMVLAHYGRHVPLEELRIACGVSRDGSRASNLLKAARSYGLQAKGMQMEPAALAEVQAPAILFWEFNHYVVYDGMGRKLGRRGVHINDPDKGRRFVAMEDFDTSFTGVALVFEPADNFRRGGRKPGVMGAVPARMRGTKGTLLASLLASLLLVAVGAALPALSRTYIDMFLIGNQTSLLGPLFASMAAMVVLTAVLTGLQQANLLRGRIISSTLSSARFLRHLLRLPVTFFAQRSPADLVQRLQSNDAVAETLARDLAAAGVDGVVVILYALLLWTYDPQLTVIGVLIALLNVVAMRIVIRLRATHTQKLRADSARLTNTSYTGLQLIETMKATGGENGYFRRWAGQHATTLEEQQRLGVPSAALAVVAPTLAALNSALILWIGGLRAVDGHISIGLLVAFQALVTRFTAPITRLNGVAGRIQDFAADVARLKDVESFPVDSLYSRRERDASTRRLKGHVTLENITFGYSPLDKPLLTGFSLTVGPGRQVALVGGSGSGKSTVSRLISGLYSPWEGTIRIDGQRLEDISRSTLAASVSFVDQDVFLFEGTVRDNVALWDPSITDEAVVTALKDAALFDDVIARRPDGIHSRVEQDGRNFSGGQRQRLEIARALVRRPSILVLDEVTSALDAQTEQTIIDNLRRRGCACVVIAHRLSTVRDSDEIVVLDHGSVVERGRHEDLVAAGGPYAELVKEH, from the coding sequence ATGACCGCGCAGCAGCAACTGCCGCCGGCGGGCCGCGGGCGGCACCGCCCCGAAAACGCGCCGGCCCCTCGCCGCGCGCGCCGTGCCCCCTCCCCCGCCCCCAAGGTCAAGAAGCGGAGGGCCGTTCGCACGCCCACCGTCCTCCAGATGGAGGCCCTGGAGTGCGGTGCCGCGTCGCTGGCCATGGTGCTCGCGCACTACGGGCGGCATGTCCCGCTCGAGGAGCTGCGCATCGCGTGCGGCGTCTCCCGGGACGGCTCGCGGGCCAGCAATCTGCTGAAGGCCGCCCGCAGTTACGGTCTGCAGGCCAAGGGCATGCAGATGGAACCGGCAGCGCTCGCCGAGGTGCAGGCGCCGGCCATCCTGTTCTGGGAGTTCAACCACTACGTCGTCTACGACGGCATGGGACGCAAGCTCGGCCGCCGGGGCGTACACATCAACGACCCCGACAAGGGCCGCCGCTTCGTGGCGATGGAGGACTTCGACACCAGCTTCACCGGTGTCGCCCTGGTCTTCGAGCCCGCCGACAACTTCCGCCGTGGCGGCCGCAAGCCGGGAGTCATGGGCGCCGTGCCGGCGAGGATGCGCGGCACAAAGGGAACTCTGCTGGCCTCGCTGCTGGCCAGCCTCCTGCTCGTCGCGGTCGGCGCGGCCCTGCCCGCGCTGAGCCGTACGTACATCGACATGTTCCTGATCGGCAATCAGACCTCGCTGCTGGGACCGCTCTTCGCCTCGATGGCCGCGATGGTCGTACTCACCGCCGTACTGACCGGTCTCCAGCAGGCGAACCTGCTGCGTGGACGCATCATCTCCTCCACGCTCAGCAGCGCCCGGTTCCTGCGGCATCTGCTGAGACTGCCGGTCACCTTCTTCGCCCAGCGCAGCCCGGCCGATCTGGTCCAGCGTCTGCAGTCCAACGACGCGGTGGCCGAAACACTGGCGCGAGACCTCGCCGCCGCGGGTGTCGACGGGGTCGTGGTGATTCTCTACGCCCTGCTGCTGTGGACGTACGACCCTCAACTGACCGTCATCGGCGTGCTGATCGCGCTGCTCAACGTGGTCGCGATGCGCATCGTCATCCGGCTGCGGGCCACCCACACCCAGAAGCTGCGCGCGGACAGCGCCCGGCTGACCAATACCTCGTACACCGGCCTTCAGCTGATCGAGACCATGAAGGCCACCGGCGGTGAGAACGGCTACTTCCGCCGCTGGGCGGGTCAGCACGCCACCACGCTGGAGGAACAGCAGCGCCTCGGCGTGCCGAGCGCCGCACTGGCCGTCGTCGCCCCCACCCTCGCGGCGCTCAACAGCGCGCTGATCCTCTGGATCGGCGGACTGCGGGCGGTTGACGGCCATATCTCGATCGGTCTGCTCGTCGCCTTCCAGGCGCTGGTGACCCGGTTCACCGCGCCGATCACCCGGCTGAACGGAGTGGCGGGCAGAATCCAGGACTTCGCCGCCGATGTGGCCCGGCTGAAGGATGTCGAGAGCTTCCCGGTCGACTCGCTCTACTCGCGCCGCGAACGGGACGCGAGCACCCGCAGGCTCAAGGGCCATGTGACGCTGGAGAACATCACCTTCGGCTACAGCCCGCTGGACAAGCCGCTGCTCACCGGTTTCTCGCTGACCGTCGGTCCGGGCCGGCAGGTCGCGCTCGTCGGTGGATCCGGGAGCGGCAAGTCCACCGTCTCGCGGCTGATCTCAGGCCTCTACAGCCCGTGGGAGGGGACGATCCGGATCGACGGGCAGCGCCTGGAGGACATTTCCCGCAGCACGCTGGCCGCCTCGGTCTCCTTCGTCGACCAGGACGTCTTCCTCTTCGAAGGCACGGTCCGGGACAACGTGGCGCTGTGGGACCCGTCGATAACCGACGAGGCCGTTGTCACCGCCCTGAAGGACGCCGCCCTGTTCGACGACGTCATCGCACGGCGGCCGGACGGCATCCACAGCCGGGTCGAGCAGGACGGCCGTAATTTCTCGGGCGGGCAGCGGCAGCGTCTGGAGATCGCGCGGGCACTGGTCCGGCGGCCGAGCATCCTGGTCCTCGACGAGGTGACGAGTGCTCTGGACGCGCAGACGGAGCAGACCATCATCGACAATCTGCGGCGGCGCGGCTGTGCGTGCGTCGTGATCGCCCACCGGCTGAGCACGGTGCGCGACAGCGACGAGATCGTGGTCCTCGACCACGGTTCGGTCGTCGAACGTGGCCGGCACGAGGACCTGGTCGCGGCCGGGGGC
- a CDS encoding HlyD family efflux transporter periplasmic adaptor subunit, with product MQFRQQALSKLQSPEDIDLPVRFARPQGWLVLTVTVIVMIAATVWALTGSVSSTIGAPGILTHAQGSYVLQSPVAGQVTEVLAEEGRRVPANTPLIKVRTAQGSTVVRTIAAGRLTTLAATIGSVVTTGSDVAAVERVDKADDPLMAMLYVPADSGSTVPVGATVDLTVQSVPTQQYGVLRGKVKAVGRTAQTRQRITALLGSSQLGEQFSQHGQPVSVLVRLDRSSRTKSGYAWSSSDGPPYAVDSMTLATGAIHLAEQHPIDWLLP from the coding sequence GTGCAGTTCCGCCAACAGGCCCTTTCCAAGCTGCAGTCGCCGGAGGACATCGATCTGCCGGTGCGTTTCGCCCGGCCCCAGGGCTGGCTCGTCCTGACTGTCACGGTCATCGTCATGATCGCGGCAACCGTCTGGGCCCTGACCGGCTCCGTGTCGTCCACCATCGGCGCACCCGGAATCCTCACTCACGCGCAGGGCAGCTACGTCCTGCAGAGCCCCGTCGCCGGCCAGGTCACCGAGGTGCTCGCCGAGGAAGGCCGGCGAGTTCCCGCCAACACCCCTCTCATCAAGGTCCGTACGGCACAGGGCAGCACCGTCGTCCGCACGATCGCCGCGGGACGGCTGACCACACTCGCCGCCACGATCGGCTCCGTGGTCACGACCGGATCGGACGTGGCGGCCGTGGAGCGGGTCGACAAGGCCGACGATCCCCTGATGGCGATGTTGTACGTGCCGGCCGACAGCGGATCGACAGTGCCGGTCGGCGCCACGGTGGATCTCACCGTCCAGTCGGTGCCGACGCAGCAGTACGGCGTGCTGCGCGGCAAGGTGAAGGCCGTCGGCCGGACCGCCCAGACCCGCCAGCGGATCACCGCCCTCCTCGGCAGCAGCCAGCTGGGCGAGCAGTTCTCGCAGCACGGCCAGCCCGTCTCGGTCCTGGTGCGCCTGGACCGGTCGTCGCGGACCAAGTCCGGTTACGCCTGGTCCTCTTCGGACGGGCCGCCGTACGCGGTCGACTCCATGACCCTGGCCACCGGCGCCATCCACCTGGCCGAGCAGCATCCGATCGATTGGCTGCTTCCATGA
- a CDS encoding endoglycosylceramidase, with translation MAKMRTRLIGVLILLTASLTTRGAPSAAASPTAEGVAAAPPGSLWFDEQAATAFTVDHGRFTDGLGREVVLRGYNVSGETKLEENGGLPFASVADAEKSATALRALGGGNSARFLLSWAHAEPVRGQVDRVYLAAATAQMRAFIKAGIRVHPDFHQDLYSRYLFNEGSWYTGDGAPKWVVEAGGYPRESCGICLFWGQNITQNEAVKRATYDFWHNRGGVQDAFLATAQATMAYFAEHLDAAEFAAVAGFDPYNEPHAGTYDSGQTSRMWERDVLWPFYTRFRARMDAAGWQGKPAFVEPNLFWNSNLSFQKQEGGLLDAGAIGPRYVFNTHFYDQKAISGVFMWGKAKDGQYAGDFGTVRDRAAGAGTAAVVSEFGHPLTGTVSDKALTVGKAMYQALDSRLPGAGWWSKPERSGPVLSGTQWQWDIYHGRHHELMNGNPGKVLTAADAWNDEDLSAVRLDDSGTAVLRQDGRLLDRIYPSATAGQTVAFTYEDRSRDGSTTLTWNPVPKSLPRVSELVGSGQYALLLWKSNASAAPTELHLPASFDPARTTVVSDLGKAHGLPSYDRGTPIAAAPEPGGPGSRRLLLTAPNATALHYALITNGAAAPSAELLQAAREELAAWSKGRG, from the coding sequence ATGGCGAAGATGCGCACGCGTCTCATCGGTGTCCTCATCCTGCTGACCGCGTCCCTGACCACCCGAGGCGCGCCGTCCGCCGCCGCGTCCCCGACCGCCGAAGGTGTGGCCGCCGCGCCCCCCGGCTCGCTCTGGTTCGACGAGCAGGCCGCCACCGCCTTCACCGTCGACCACGGCCGCTTCACCGACGGTCTCGGCCGCGAGGTCGTACTCCGTGGCTACAACGTCTCCGGAGAGACCAAGCTCGAGGAGAACGGCGGACTGCCCTTCGCCTCCGTCGCCGACGCCGAGAAGTCCGCGACCGCGCTGCGTGCGCTCGGCGGCGGCAACAGCGCGCGCTTCCTGTTGTCGTGGGCCCACGCCGAACCCGTACGAGGCCAGGTGGACCGCGTGTATCTTGCCGCCGCCACCGCACAGATGCGGGCCTTCATCAAGGCCGGCATCCGCGTCCATCCCGACTTCCACCAGGACCTCTATTCCCGGTATCTCTTCAACGAGGGCAGCTGGTACACGGGCGACGGCGCCCCGAAGTGGGTCGTCGAGGCAGGCGGCTATCCACGGGAGTCGTGCGGGATCTGCCTCTTCTGGGGCCAGAACATCACCCAGAACGAGGCCGTGAAGCGGGCGACGTACGACTTCTGGCACAACCGCGGCGGCGTCCAGGACGCCTTCCTGGCGACGGCTCAGGCGACGATGGCCTACTTTGCCGAGCACCTCGACGCCGCCGAGTTCGCGGCGGTCGCGGGCTTCGACCCGTACAACGAGCCGCACGCCGGCACGTACGACTCCGGCCAGACCAGCCGCATGTGGGAGCGGGACGTGCTCTGGCCCTTCTACACGAGGTTCCGGGCGCGCATGGACGCGGCCGGGTGGCAGGGCAAGCCCGCCTTCGTGGAGCCGAACCTCTTCTGGAACTCCAACCTCTCCTTCCAGAAGCAGGAGGGCGGCCTCCTCGACGCGGGCGCCATCGGCCCGCGGTATGTCTTCAACACCCACTTCTACGACCAGAAGGCGATCTCCGGCGTCTTCATGTGGGGCAAGGCGAAGGACGGCCAGTACGCGGGCGACTTCGGTACGGTCCGCGACCGCGCGGCGGGAGCGGGAACAGCGGCCGTCGTCAGCGAGTTCGGCCATCCGCTGACCGGGACGGTCTCCGACAAGGCCTTGACGGTCGGCAAGGCGATGTACCAGGCCCTGGACTCCCGGCTGCCCGGCGCCGGCTGGTGGTCGAAGCCGGAGCGGTCGGGGCCGGTGCTGTCCGGTACGCAATGGCAGTGGGACATCTACCACGGCCGCCACCACGAGCTCATGAACGGCAACCCCGGCAAGGTCCTGACCGCCGCCGACGCGTGGAACGACGAGGACCTGTCGGCCGTCCGCCTCGACGACTCCGGCACCGCCGTGCTGCGCCAGGACGGCCGGCTGCTGGACCGCATCTACCCCAGTGCCACGGCGGGGCAGACCGTCGCCTTCACCTACGAGGACCGCTCCCGCGACGGCTCCACCACACTCACCTGGAACCCCGTCCCGAAATCGCTCCCGCGGGTCTCGGAGCTCGTCGGTTCGGGCCAGTACGCCCTGCTCCTCTGGAAGTCGAACGCCTCGGCGGCCCCCACGGAGCTGCACCTCCCCGCCTCGTTCGACCCCGCCCGGACGACGGTGGTCTCCGACCTCGGCAAGGCTCACGGCCTCCCGTCGTACGACCGGGGCACCCCCATCGCCGCGGCTCCCGAACCCGGCGGCCCCGGCAGCCGCCGCCTCCTGCTCACCGCACCGAACGCGACGGCGCTCCACTACGCCCTGATCACCAATGGCGCGGCGGCGCCCTCCGCCGAACTGCTGCAAGCGGCGCGAGAGGAACTGGCAGCGTGGTCCAAGGGCCGCGGGTGA
- a CDS encoding FAD-binding oxidoreductase — protein sequence MVDSTSPVTPPVSRSNSSRNRSWWGWGTADKALPDTECTALGRLVQGSAATPLPVPDISALELPKVRIEPPSALAPLMSADPRDRASHTYGKAYRDVVRALNGDLSAAPDQVAHPRIEQDVTDVLDWAADADIAVVPYGAGSSVVGGVEYRADRHRGVVSLDLSSLGRVLEIDPVSRAARIQAGALGPDLEAQLRPHGLTLRHFPQSFEFSTLGGWLATRAGGHYATLYTHIDDLVESLRVVTPVGVNESLRLPGSGAGPSPDRMFLGSEGTLGVITEAWMRLQDRPRHKASATVLFSDVHAAMNAVRAIAQAGLHPANCRLLDPGEAALAGVARDGESVLVLGVESAHSPVGERLAELVTLARDHGGSPAPAATDAEDSAAGTWRSAFLRMPYLRDALARMSVITETFETACTWDRAPGLYESVRRDLGDVVREVTGTAGTINCRFTHVYPDGPAPYFTVIAPGRRGKEVAMWDEIKSAAMQILTDHGATVTHHHAVGRDHRPGYDRQRPEPFAHALRAVKKSLDPAGILNPGVLFDPAVAG from the coding sequence GCCGGTGCCGGACATCTCCGCCCTCGAACTGCCCAAGGTGCGCATCGAGCCGCCCTCCGCGCTCGCCCCTCTGATGTCGGCCGATCCACGGGACCGGGCATCGCACACCTACGGCAAGGCGTACCGCGATGTGGTCCGGGCCCTGAACGGAGACCTCTCGGCGGCACCCGACCAGGTCGCCCACCCGCGCATCGAGCAGGATGTGACCGATGTCCTCGACTGGGCGGCGGACGCGGACATCGCCGTCGTGCCGTACGGAGCGGGCAGTTCGGTCGTCGGCGGGGTCGAGTACCGCGCGGACCGGCACCGCGGTGTGGTGTCACTGGACCTCTCGTCCCTGGGCCGCGTACTGGAGATCGACCCTGTCAGCCGGGCCGCCCGGATCCAGGCCGGCGCCCTGGGCCCCGACCTCGAAGCGCAACTGCGGCCGCACGGACTCACCCTGCGCCACTTCCCGCAGAGCTTCGAGTTCTCGACCCTGGGCGGCTGGCTGGCCACCCGTGCCGGCGGGCACTACGCCACGCTCTACACCCACATCGACGACCTGGTGGAGTCGCTGCGCGTGGTGACGCCCGTCGGGGTCAACGAATCGCTGCGGCTGCCAGGTTCGGGAGCGGGCCCCTCCCCCGACCGGATGTTCCTGGGGTCCGAGGGCACACTCGGCGTGATCACCGAGGCCTGGATGCGGCTCCAGGACCGCCCGCGTCACAAGGCGTCGGCCACGGTGCTGTTCAGCGACGTCCACGCCGCGATGAACGCCGTACGCGCCATCGCGCAGGCGGGCCTGCACCCGGCCAACTGCCGGCTGCTCGACCCCGGAGAGGCCGCTCTGGCAGGTGTCGCGCGGGACGGTGAGAGCGTGCTCGTCCTCGGTGTGGAGTCGGCCCATTCCCCCGTCGGCGAGCGCCTCGCCGAACTCGTCACCCTGGCCCGTGACCACGGCGGCTCACCCGCTCCGGCTGCCACCGACGCCGAAGACTCCGCCGCCGGCACCTGGCGCTCGGCGTTCCTGCGGATGCCGTACCTCCGTGACGCGCTCGCCCGGATGAGCGTGATCACCGAGACGTTCGAGACGGCCTGCACCTGGGACCGTGCACCGGGACTGTACGAGTCGGTGCGCAGGGACCTGGGGGACGTCGTACGGGAGGTGACGGGCACCGCAGGCACGATCAACTGCCGTTTCACCCACGTCTATCCGGACGGGCCCGCGCCGTACTTCACCGTCATCGCGCCGGGGCGGCGCGGCAAGGAAGTCGCGATGTGGGACGAGATCAAGTCCGCGGCGATGCAGATCCTCACCGACCACGGCGCGACGGTCACCCACCATCACGCGGTCGGCCGCGACCACCGGCCGGGCTATGACCGCCAGCGACCGGAGCCGTTCGCCCACGCCCTCCGGGCCGTGAAGAAGTCGCTCGACCCAGCCGGAATTCTCAACCCGGGCGTGCTCTTCGATCCGGCTGTTGCCGGCTGA
- a CDS encoding CPBP family intramembrane glutamic endopeptidase has translation MRMLLLAVVVLAAANTLVNRLGPDLYVPVCVTTAAALVLIARRAGITWDELGLGRASARRGLRWGLLLAGAVVLVYLVALALPFTREAFQDERVAELSGGQLVYRVLVRVPFGTVLLEEIAFRGVLWAMMRRRWGASWATAVSSGLFGLWHIQPSRGLTGSNAAAEAVFGTGGTGVALSVAAAVGGTALAGVVFCELRRRSGSLIPPVALHCALNSAGYALAWAVGRWWGE, from the coding sequence ATGCGGATGCTCCTTCTGGCCGTGGTGGTGCTCGCGGCCGCGAATACGCTCGTCAACCGGCTCGGGCCCGACCTGTACGTCCCTGTCTGCGTGACCACGGCCGCCGCGCTCGTGCTGATCGCCCGGCGGGCCGGGATCACCTGGGACGAGCTGGGGCTCGGCCGTGCGTCGGCGCGGAGAGGCCTGCGCTGGGGACTTCTCCTGGCCGGAGCCGTCGTTCTGGTCTATCTGGTGGCGCTTGCCCTGCCGTTCACCCGTGAGGCATTCCAGGACGAGCGCGTCGCGGAACTGTCGGGCGGGCAACTGGTGTACCGCGTGCTGGTGCGGGTGCCGTTCGGGACCGTGCTGCTGGAGGAGATCGCGTTCCGGGGAGTGCTGTGGGCCATGATGCGGAGACGGTGGGGCGCCTCCTGGGCCACCGCCGTCTCCTCGGGGCTCTTCGGGCTGTGGCACATTCAGCCGTCCCGCGGGCTCACAGGCTCGAACGCGGCGGCGGAAGCGGTCTTCGGTACGGGTGGGACCGGGGTCGCGCTGTCGGTGGCCGCGGCGGTCGGCGGCACCGCCCTCGCGGGTGTGGTGTTCTGCGAGCTGCGCCGCCGGTCGGGCAGCCTGATCCCGCCGGTGGCGCTGCACTGCGCCCTCAACAGCGCCGGCTATGCCCTGGCGTGGGCGGTCGGCCGCTGGTGGGGCGAGTGA
- a CDS encoding type A2 lantipeptide, producing MNSTPQVETQVISDADLDNVSGGLVSQAAGALTGTVDSVVPVSGVIGATSGTVGSVVGTAEGLTGLNTAGITGLAAGL from the coding sequence ATGAACTCCACCCCCCAGGTTGAGACCCAGGTAATCTCCGACGCCGACCTGGACAACGTGTCCGGTGGTCTGGTGAGCCAGGCTGCGGGCGCCCTCACCGGCACCGTCGACTCCGTCGTCCCGGTCTCGGGTGTCATCGGCGCCACCTCCGGCACCGTCGGCTCCGTCGTCGGCACCGCCGAGGGCCTCACCGGTCTCAACACCGCCGGCATCACGGGCCTGGCCGCCGGTCTCTGA